The Allorhodopirellula heiligendammensis genome includes a window with the following:
- a CDS encoding RNA polymerase sigma factor produces MSLSDVDRLLLQRCLDREPRAWENFVDRFVGLVVHVVHRTTAGRGISIDDSTRDDYVAEVFLVLVRHDFAVLRRFRRQCSLATYLTVIARRVVVRRLQQAQRDTIVDGPRPQAQAAVKQAVNDSPTEIQRIDNAEEVEHLLTRLDTREANVVRMYHLEGKSYQEISQAVGVNENSIGPLLHRARQKMNGQS; encoded by the coding sequence GTGAGCCTTTCCGACGTCGATCGACTCTTGCTGCAGCGTTGTTTAGACCGTGAACCGCGGGCGTGGGAGAATTTCGTGGATCGCTTTGTGGGCCTCGTGGTCCATGTAGTGCACCGCACGACCGCCGGCCGCGGCATTTCGATTGATGATTCCACTCGCGACGACTACGTTGCCGAAGTGTTTCTAGTTTTAGTTCGGCATGATTTTGCGGTGCTACGTCGATTTCGCCGTCAATGCTCGCTAGCGACTTATCTCACGGTAATTGCCCGCCGTGTCGTCGTCAGGCGATTGCAGCAAGCACAGCGTGATACCATCGTGGATGGTCCGCGGCCGCAGGCTCAAGCGGCAGTCAAGCAGGCGGTCAACGACTCGCCCACGGAAATCCAGCGGATCGATAACGCCGAAGAAGTTGAGCATCTGTTAACGCGACTGGATACTCGCGAAGCCAATGTTGTGAGAATGTATCACCTTGAGGGCAAGTCCTACCAAGAAATCAGCCAAGCAGTCGGCGTCAACGAAAACTCCATCGGACCGCTGCTGCACCGCGCCCGCCAAAAGATGAACGGGCAATCCTAG